Genomic DNA from Pongo abelii isolate AG06213 chromosome 22, NHGRI_mPonAbe1-v2.0_pri, whole genome shotgun sequence:
ATTTAACACTGGCTTGCATTCTGAATAATCAAAGACCAAAAAGAAACACAGTATGTCTGAAGCCTAACAGTTAAGAAACATGAGCTCCTCAAATAACTGTGTCTGGAAAATCTGAAAACTCAAACTAAATATACTGCACTTGTAACTACAGACATTGAGGACTAACAGCAATATACTGGTATCAATCATCATTAATAAACTACCTCAAAAAGACCTCTAATGGTGAAAGCAGTATCAATAAAGCAATGAAGATATAATGTAAATGTTACAAAGTTTAATGCCACCTGCTGCAGGAAGGTCGTGTACTATATTCGGTTGTTCTAGCAATGGACAACACGCCGAGTCTTTGAAATTCTGTGTTTTTAGGGCTttcaggaaaggagaaggaaggctgCCAGTGGATTCTGAGGTTTTATAATCGGTAACATGTCGACATGTGAGAATAGTTATCTGCATGTTCTTCCTTGGACAAGAGCCAAAAACCTAACAAAAAAttgatttcaaattaaaaaaacatataattttgTTACAGAATGGAAACATTCTTCTAGGTATTCACCTAACACCACAGACAATAATAGCATGCCTAGCAGGGGTGGGAGTGTGCCTTGGAGAAACAGAACACACCTGCTGTCTCAACCTGGGTTTGATCTTGGTTCTGCTTTCTAGGTGGGCAATTTTTCCAAGTCACTTTCCTCATTAGGGAACTAAGGTGATATAGTTTAgatgtctgtcccctccaaatctcatgttaaaatgtgattcccaatgttggaggcagggcccggtgggaggtgactggataagggggtagatccctcatgaacgGCCTAGCACCACCCTGTTGGTGATACGTGACTTCTCACTTCTCGCTCAGTTCATGCTAGAGCTGGTAGTTCAAAAGAGGCTGGCTCCTCCTCTCTCTCATGCTCTCgccatgtgatctgcctgctcccccttcaccttccaccatgattggaggCTCCTGAGGCCTCagcagaagccaagcagatgccagcaccacgcttcccatacagcctgcagaactgtgaaccagttaaacctctgttctttataaattacccagcctcaggtattctttatagcaacacaagaatagATGAACACGTAATGCCAGCACTACCTACTTAAGGGGCCTGCGATGTGTAGTAAATGAAGTCAGAGTGCCAGAATAGTGACTACAGGCCTGCCATCCAGAGGAAAAAAGTCACAAGTACACACCTGATATTCATTCCCTCTCCCACCTACCACTGACACCTGAAAAATAACTCTTATGAAATTCATTTTTGGAATTACTACACTTATAGGTAAGTTTCAATCACCGTGGTTCTAAACGTCCTCTTCTATAACTAGAAGAGTCTGGATTTGATAGATTTCTAAGAACCCTTTTACCTTTTAATAAGATCTAAAGTGAtgtaaacaaagaaagaagggcGAGAGGAATCCAATTGTGTTTTATACTTCTGTGACTTACCGTCCTCAGTGCTGAGGACCAACTGTGTTTTATACTTCTGCACCTCAGCATTGAGGACAGGAGGACACAGAAGTATAAAACCCAACTGGTTGGTCACGTTAAATAAGCAAGTTCTTTTATTCTTTACATTCCAAAAGAAATTCccacaatattttaaagaaataaatatctgacTGCATAAGTTTAAGTTAAAAGACACTGAacccttaaaaaatgaaaactcctGTAGACTAACCATTCacaggttttcatttctctcttacCTTTTCCAGCCACTGATACTGTTGATCTTCTGCAACATAGCAACTGCACTGACAGAGGAAAACCTGAAAAGTCAAGTTCCACGCTTTTCATCAAGTAAGTTTTATACACACCCCAAACTATCACCATATATGTAACATGTGAATGACAACACTTAGGTAATACTTATTTTCCTGGTTCCACTATTGACCtacttatttctctttaaaatttaaCAGTCAAACCACTACTGGTGATTAGTATCAGAAAAAGTGCACACTGACAGAGCAACTGAAAGACTTGCCATACTAAAGTATACTACCAGTAAATAACATAAATGATGCTTAAATAACTACTTTTCAAACATACAAGTCCCACCTACCGAGGGATTGGATTTTAGatgataaaacacacaaaaagcctCTGAGGAGGACAGATGTGTAGTGTCTGTTGTTCTACACCATTCATTCCAGAGTTTAGCACAACCAACTTCCTCCCAGACTCCTGAATTCATAACAAATGATGACAGAAATGCTGTAAAAAACAATTCACATAAGTTAGTGTTTGGCTCTGCAAGCTATATTTTCTATTCAATAAAAAGTAAGCTCAAGTTACTGTAGAATTTGAGAGCTGAAAGAGCGATTCAAGACCATCTACTTAATACCACACcattatacagaaaaagaaactgaggcccccaAGAAGTAAAAGGCCACACACCCTGAGTAAGACAATCCTAGAGCTAGGGATCAAGAAGGCAGGTTTGTTGACAGACTTTCTACCACACGCTCACGGGTTAATACTCTTCTGAAAAACTTTAGGCCAgcagaactttatataaatgaggCCATAGTTACTTGCCATCATGTACTTACTATGTTCTACAAGCACTACGGGTACCTTACAGAGGAAGGAATCTTAACTGGGTTTCCTGAATGTTCTCATCACAGCCTGTGAACACGCTAAAAATATAAAGgtctatgtgtgtatttgtaaatGTACATTGTCCTAGCTGCACTCTACACTGTTTTTACTTTAATCCACCAAGAGAATTAATACATGCAAGGACCTTAGAACTTAAGTACTTAAACATGTTGATAATTATTACTGTCTTTAGAGTTTTGTGTTCTCAAAGGAGTCTATTAACTCAAAAACATTAACATAAACCGGGATACCTCAACACACTAGAAACAGCTCCTTGAGTTTTAAGTTCCTGAagctaaaaacattttctttaaagctCTTCTCtgagttggggtcttgctttgttacccaagctggagcacGATCAGTGGgaggatcacggctcactgcagcctcgaaatcctgggttcaagcaatcctcccatctcaggctcctgagtagccaggactacaggcaagcaccaccatgcctggcttcatttttttatttttttgtagagacacggtctcactatgttgcccaggctggtgtcaaatcctggcctcaagtgatcctcttgccttggcctcccaaagagctggggttacagatgtgagccaatgCACACAGCCTAAATCTGattttttcagtttattaaaaagatagtgcaggccaggtgctgtggctcacacctgtaatcccagctctttgggaagctgaggcaggaggatcacttgaggacaagagtgcaagaccagcctgggcaacacagcgagaaaccatctctaccaaaaacaaaacaaaacaaaaatgatgcaACAGGAACAGGAGAGAGATTTTCCTCAGAAATACAATCACTCTACTGTGGCTTTTTAAAGtactaaacattttaaatcttttatgatggaagaaaataagtaactttatatttcattctttcaaaaaaatGACTAAGTCTTCTGCATTTTCACTTACCTACTGCATTATTTCCTATAGCAATTATAAACTTGGAGCACGGATATTTTTCTAGCAAAGAAACTTCCAAAGATGTTTTTGTCTGTCTTCGAAGGAGCCGCACCTCCCTAACACAAGAAACAAGATGAAACTAAAGCAACTTCAATACAAACAGTACCATGGCAAAAGGGCACTATATGTGTgatttacaataaataaaatgcacgttagttttataaagaatataataTCCTCAGAAAACGATGGACTCGGACAATGATAACCAACAGATAAAACTATTGCATACGTGTTTACGGAGAACTCTAAAATAGTGATCAGGCTGTCCACCTGACCCAAGGACCAATCTTAGCATGCCTAAAAGTGAGACAGCTGGGGATAGCCTGCAACAAGAAACAGAAAGCACCACTTGGTAGAAGCATTCTTGCCGACAAAACTTTGTGAATCTCACCAAGCCTCCAAATGAACGTTCATTTACAGGACATGCAGGTGATACAGACGTTAAGTGACACCACAAGGAAGCTATCAGACAAATTCAGAGTGTGGGGCACTGGACAGGACAACCAGTCCTGTCTCTTAGGAGGGGTTGCTCTAAATGAAGTGACAGTCTAAATGTAACCTGTGGACCTTGTTAGGATTCTCATTCACACAGACCACTGTAAAATGGTCATGTTTGAAAAAACTAGGTAAACGTGAGTGAGCACGGACTATGAAATGATAGTGGAAAATTAGTGTTGTTAGGGGTGATAATAGCATATGTAAGAAAATCCCTAAAACGTTTGAGATGTATTCTGAAAAATGTAGAGGTGAAAGGCCATGATGACTGGAATTCGCTTAGGAGTGGCGGGAGAGAAAATCAACGTGGCAAAATCTTCCTGTTGAATTTACCTGGTTGTGTAGGGGTCAGGGCTCACTTGACTATTTTCTCCCACATTTCTGTGtgtttggaaacaatttttttaaggaGTGTTCATCGGCTACTGACACATTATGCTAATTGAAGTGTGGGGTGGAGGTTTAAAAAGTTTCGAGGGAATTGGTGTGTCCGTGAACAATCCACGACAAACGTGGTGGGCCCCGCGGGAGGGCTGCGGCCCAAGACAAGGTGACAAGCGGAAAGATCACGAATCCGCAAGACACCAAGACTCCAGAAAAGCTCCAGGAAGCCTTTAAAGAACGGATCTGAACCCAGCCCTCCCACAGCGGCTTCACCCTGGACTCCACGAAACGCCAGCGGATCCACGCGAAAACCGCACACACCTGGGGCTGGCGCCGCCGGACGCCGCGGCTTCACTGAGACCCAGGGCCCAAGCAGAGCCACAAAGCGGCGGCAACCGGGGGGCCACTCGGAAGACCGCGGACCCCCGGCCTTAGGCGCCGTCGCGGCTGCCAGGCCCGCGCACCTTCCAGCTGCGGTGAGCGCGCTGCCCTTATCCGGGTGCCTCACCTCTTCCGCGCCAGCTGCTGACGCACCTCCCTGTCCTCGGGCGTCTCCCtccgcccctcctcctcctcctcctcctcctcctcctcctcctcgtcgtCCTCAGTCCCAGCTCGGCACGGTGCCTTCACCACCTCTCCGAAGAACGTGGCCGCCATAGCCGCCTCGGGACCGGCTGAACACAACTGCAGCGCCGCCGTACGGCGCACGCCAGCTTCCGCGAGACCACGTTCCCTCACCGCGCGGGCAATAAGTCCCGCCCCGCACAGGCCACGCCCTCCGCGCACAACCCGAACTCGCAGCCACACCCCCACCGCGAGGGCGCTACGTCCCGCCCCGCGCAGGGCTCGCCCCCAGGCACACCCTGAGCTCGCGGCCACGCCCTCTACACCGACCGCCCGCGCTGTCACTCCCTGGGCCAGCAGTCCCcgcagcttttttgtttttaaattacagattggcggtgtgggggaggggggggtctcgctatgttgcccagactggtctcgaactccaggactcaagcgatcctcctcctcagacctcccaaagtgcttggattacaggcctcCGGCACCGCGTCCGGCCGCCAAAGGCTTGCATTCGCAGCTTGAGCCCTGCGGGCGCcaagaggtgggaggactgcggGCTAGAGGAGCGGGGGGGGCGGGGCGAGAGGAGGGCGGGGGGGGCGAGAGGAGGGCGGGGGGGGCGAGAGGAGGGCGGGGGGGGCGAGAGGAGGGCGGGGGGGGCGAGAGGAGGGCGGGGGGGGCGAGAGGAGGGCGGGGGGGGCGAGAGGAGGGCGGGGGGGGCGAGAGGAGGGCGGGGGGGGCGAGAGGAGGGCGGGGCCTCCGGTCGTGGCGGTAGCGGAACCAGGGGTGCAGGGGCGGGGCCAGCCCCGCTGGCCTTGGCGTTCGGGGGCTGTGAGGCCCTTCCCTCCTCGTccgtttccatttttcttctgcgTTAGGAGAGACTGGGGGAGCCTTAGTGTACTGAGCACCCGCTCCAAATTTCGACTGCCCAGGTAGGTGGCGGCACGGTGGTACTGAGGGCCCCCGTAGCCAGGCGCGCCCTCAGACAGCGGGCACGGGCGGACGCAAGTGCGGCAAGAAATACAGCGCTTCGTGGTGGTATAAAAACGAGACCTTTACTCTGGCAATAGGAATTCACATTTCAAAAGCTGATGATTGTCAAGGcgatttaaaaaacatttttatgagaatgtaaaaaatagtgttttaaacTTGGCCATTTTCTAATACAAAATGTTTCTTGTTAAATAGCCTTTAATAAGCAGAATGTGTGATTGTTCTTTAATTGGTTCTCTTTAAAATGTGCTGGAAGACAAAGTTCGAGGAGCACTGTTTCAAGCAAGAGAAAAAGGGGacataatttaaatgaaaatgaaaatatgcagtgcaatgaaaaataaaaaccgtTTCCTAGATTTAGTTGTACCGAAATACATGACATCGCCTGCATTTTGTGACTTTTGTCAGTAGTCACGAAGGTAAGTACTACTTTGGGGTCAGAGAGAGCCTGTTGAGATAAAATCTCAAAGCTGTTAGAAACATTTTAAGAtgtggaaaaataacaaaatcatttacataaaattagtATTTAGCAGATGTAcacatctgcaaaaaaaaaaaaaaaagtgagtttggAAGCAAAATTTGAACATTTAGCAATAAAATTAAAGACTAAATTGCTAGCCAGTAAGAGCTTAGGAAACTTTGGATATCCTTAGTGAGATAGAATAAACAAGATTACCACaatgatgttttaaaacattagGACTCTTGGGTTAACTGGTCTATTATAATGATGGAACTGCAGAATAAAAAGGTTGTTTGGGCACCACTTGTCTTAGTCCTTTTGTTAATTTGTCATTTTTACCAGTAAGATCTTCAATTTGATTTCACAGTTGCATgatgaagaaatattttctgcAAAGCAAATTACTGTAAATAGGGTAATAGTAATACATTTGGCCATGATTTAAATTCTGCACACATTTCAGAGAGAACAATTTTACAATGTTAAGTTTTAAGTAAATGCTTATTTCATGCAGTTACAGTAAGTTTAGgccaagcactttttaaaaaggcaaatatgtTCGAATTAAATACTTAGCCAAAAAAGGATTCATTATGCAAGACTGATAATACAATCTCAAATACTGACAAATTAACCCCACCACAGCAAATTATAAATTCAAAGCTTAAATTCTTTCATTACACtgaaattgctaaaaaaaaaaaaaaaaaaaaactttgcataAAATAGTCTTCACCGAGAGTTAAGAATTTCATTTTATAGTTACTTGTTGAGGACATAATATACTCAATATTATAAATTAAGTGTAAAATTTGAACTGGAAAGAAGTTTAAGCATTTCATTAGAGCTCAAAAATCAAACCCCATGCACCTAAAAGTAATAGCAGTTTATTAGGAATTCTTCCCTTTCTCACCTGTGTATCAACATACTGGGGGATCAGTAATTTAGACGAAAGTATACTACAAAAGGAGCAAAGGACACAGACTTAGTAGGTTAGAATATTCTGGCTtatgctaaaaaacaaaaagcctttttttaaaacagacatGCAACCACAAATTTCTCAAGTATTTTAGACACTTGGTTCATCTGTAtaacaaaaaaaatgcatttgacttaaaaaagaaatagaaaaccctaGGTTTCTTAGTTTAGTTTTTCAGATTTACACGTGCAAATCAtatattcagatatttttaaatgggaaaacaaCTTACTTTCAACAACTTAATTTTTCCAATAACACGTTACTATGTTAAAAAGATGTGACAGTACATTCATTTAATCTGGCAATTTTAatttcaacaaatacatattaaCAGCAAATTAAATCCTATTGTAAATACACTTCTTTGTTATACCACGACCAAATTTTCTAATCCTAGCGGAGGCCACAATGAAATAGGCCAAACATGCTACCATTAAAGTTTGTTGGGATGAGATTGTAATAAGTTTACTCTAAGTATTCAAGGTGCTGTAGAGAAAAGATTTCACTGTATCTAAAAATATGACTGTTTTGATCTTAagctatacattttatttttatctaactaAGACCTGCCTCTTAATGAGGCACATTTTTGGCATTTCTGTAAATGCTGctacataaaagtaaaaataaggaaaagccGTGATAGTAACATTCATAGCtttcatagaaaaatatatattccctgAATTAGTCATATCAAGTGGTCATTCAGTATGAACTGCAATATTATCAACAAAATGACATCAATGGACTTTCTCTAATTGCCTATTTCCAACACTCTGCTTCAGAACTCAATAATCAGTATCTCCAGCTAAAATTCCCAGGTCCTCCTAGTTTGTTTTTGACCTTTGGGGATGTGAATTGTAGGGACTGGATCTGGGTAGAGTTTTTGCTTCACTCAGAAGTCAAATAGGCCCATTAGCACTTCCTTTGGAAAAgtgcctgattttttttcctcatgacACCATAGTTGTCATGGTCTGAATTTTTACACTGTAATGGAGAACCCTGAAAATTATCATCAGGTTAAGATTTTGAAATTTGTTCACTCCAAGTTCTTCCTAGCCTGTACACTTCCCATTATATTCTTCCTCTAAGGAATCATGTCTTCAAGGCCTTCCATTCTGGAAAGGAATAGTAGTCTTACAGCAGgccatttgtcttttctttccacCTCTCCACCTACAGACTCCGCAATCTATTTCCTCCTCAGAATTCCCTAGAGCACGTGTCTGTACAAGAGCTGACTGGGAGGAACCCACTGGATTATGGCTTTTAGAAAATTCCTCCAAAGATGCCAATAAGGGAGTAATTTTAGAGCTGGGAGCAGAATGTAACTGCCAGTTTACTTGTGTACCAATTGTTTTCAGATACCACTTCTACATTCTCATAGTCACTATTGTGAATTTTCTTTCCAGGATCTGAACCCccttaaaaaaagcatttttctattaatatcttCTAGCTCTTTTTCACTTTCAGAATTTATGGTTGTATCATCCTCTTTATAAACATTCAGTAATTTTTTCTTAGCCGCAGCAGAAGCATTTCGATGGGGCAGTTTTCTGCTACTCTTCCTAATCCAGACATTTTCTGGTCCTGAGATCGTTTCTTTTAGATTactcattatctttattttatttgcagcaaCAGTAGCACATCTGCGGGGAACTTTCTCAGGTACCATTTTTGCTTTCAGAGTTTCACTAGGCATCTGCACTGCATCCTTCTGATTATGcatacatgttctcacttttgtATTGGGTTCTCTGTCTCTAGGAACAAATTCTGAAAAATGAGTGAAAGTTCATGTAAATGCAAAAATCTTGTAACAAGATTTTACTACTGCTAACATTCCTCAACAACACTCATTCggaaacaataaatttaaaagtcatactgctaaatgataaattttaaaatgtgatactaAGGGCTTGACATTGATATAACCTTACATTTGCTTATCTACAACTGTAAGGATGTCACTTAAAACAGTAGCAGACTTGTAAGAATGGGGTGAAAAGTTCCTTCAGCATCGGCATCATAAAGCTGCTAatccaaaaacatatatattagcATTTTACATAATTTGAATTACTAaatcttaatttcattgttcCAGTATTTTCTGACCTAGGTATGTGACACCCATGAGATTCggattaaaattctaaaaaataacaCATAGAGTTGCTTTAAGGAACCAAAAAGTGCAGAGTGCTATGAGAACACAGACTGGAAACCTAACCTAGCCTAAGGGATCAAGAAAGGCTTCCTTTAAGGAAGCTTTTAGACGAGAGATGAAAATCATGAAGGGATTTGCCAGACAAAAAGCACTTTGGAGAGTGAAGTCCTTCATGCAGACTAAGGCAAGTTTTTAGAGGGGGCTTGAAATCACACTGGAGCTGTGCACAGCC
This window encodes:
- the PSMG1 gene encoding proteasome assembly chaperone 1 isoform X2, with amino-acid sequence MAATFFGEVVKAPCRAGTEDDEEEEEEEEEEEEGRRETPEDREVRQQLARKREVRLLRRQTKTSLEVSLLEKYPCSKFIIAIGNNAVAFLSSFVMNSGVWEEVGCAKLWNEWCRTTDTTHLSSSEAFCVFYHLKSNPSVFGSCPRKNMQITILTCRHVTDYKTSESTGSLPSPFLKALKTQNFKDSACCPLLEQPNIVHDLPAAVLSYCQVWKIPAVLYLCYTDVMKLDLITVEAFKPILSTRTLKGLVKNIPQSTEILKKLMTTNEIQSNIYT
- the PSMG1 gene encoding proteasome assembly chaperone 1 isoform X1 translates to MAATFFGEVVKAPCRAGTEDDEEEEEEEEEEEEGRRETPEDREVRQQLARKREVRLLRRQTKTSLEVSLLEKYPCSKFIIAIGNNAVAFLSSFVMNSGVWEEVGCAKLWNEWCRTTDTTHLSSSEAFCVFYHLKSNPSVFLCQCSCYVAEDQQYQWLEKVFGSCPRKNMQITILTCRHVTDYKTSESTGSLPSPFLKALKTQNFKDSACCPLLEQPNIVHDLPAAVLSYCQVWKIPAVLYLCYTDVMKLDLITVEAFKPILSTRTLKGLVKNIPQSTEILKKLMTTNEIQSNIYT
- the PSMG1 gene encoding proteasome assembly chaperone 1 isoform X3: MNSGVWEEVGCAKLWNEWCRTTDTTHLSSSEAFCVFYHLKSNPSVFLCQCSCYVAEDQQYQWLEKVFGSCPRKNMQITILTCRHVTDYKTSESTGSLPSPFLKALKTQNFKDSACCPLLEQPNIVHDLPAAVLSYCQVWKIPAVLYLCYTDVMKLDLITVEAFKPILSTRTLKGLVKNIPQSTEILKKLMTTNEIQSNIYT